One region of Candidatus Saccharimonadales bacterium genomic DNA includes:
- a CDS encoding alpha/beta hydrolase encodes MASFESKILHIVQRLSRLMPSEYPINDANLAAKRRGFNQKAKLIPVSDWVTITDQKIKGVKAEWIEAPESRPNSIMLYMHGGGFVLGGSHLHRDLISKIARAGRVRALSIDYSLAPEHPFPAALNEVITAYKWLLAQKFKPDHIIIAGDSAGAALTLSALLTIRNNKLPLPAGGVVIAPPTDATLNSLTPYSKRKIRFHIGGTSLPYFISSYFQDTPRDDPIASPIHSSLKSLPPLLIHVSDQELLYGDSTAFAKKAKRQGVDVDMYIAHNLPHVWHLFSKFLPEAREAIEDIGDFIRERIPD; translated from the coding sequence ATGGCAAGTTTTGAAAGTAAGATCCTCCACATTGTCCAGCGGCTCTCGAGGTTAATGCCAAGCGAATATCCAATAAATGATGCAAACTTGGCGGCCAAGCGAAGGGGGTTCAATCAAAAAGCCAAACTCATTCCGGTATCTGATTGGGTTACCATTACAGACCAGAAGATCAAGGGTGTGAAGGCAGAGTGGATCGAGGCTCCCGAGTCACGGCCGAACAGTATCATGCTCTACATGCACGGAGGCGGTTTTGTTCTTGGCGGCAGCCACCTGCATCGTGATCTTATCTCTAAGATTGCTCGAGCAGGTAGAGTACGAGCTCTATCCATCGACTATAGTCTGGCGCCAGAGCACCCTTTTCCGGCGGCCCTAAATGAGGTGATTACAGCCTACAAGTGGTTGCTTGCTCAGAAGTTTAAGCCTGATCACATTATCATCGCGGGCGACTCGGCCGGAGCAGCCCTGACTCTGTCTGCGCTCCTGACGATTCGCAATAACAAACTACCTCTCCCAGCCGGAGGCGTCGTCATTGCCCCTCCTACGGACGCCACACTCAATAGCCTTACGCCGTATAGCAAACGCAAGATACGGTTCCATATCGGTGGTACGAGTTTGCCTTACTTTATCTCGTCGTACTTTCAAGATACTCCTCGTGACGATCCGATCGCGTCACCGATCCACTCGTCTCTTAAAAGCTTGCCGCCGCTCCTTATCCATGTCTCGGACCAAGAGCTCCTCTATGGAGATTCGACTGCGTTTGCTAAGAAGGCCAAGCGCCAAGGTGTGGACGTTGACATGTACATTGCGCACAACCTGCCGCATGTCTGGCATCTCTTCAGTAAGTTCCTTCCTGAAGCTCGTGAGGCGATTGAGGACATAGGCGATTTTATTCGCGAGCGAATTCCTGATTAA
- a CDS encoding recombinase family protein, whose translation MARRVQVDIKTLRYVLYARKSTEDENRQVRSIDDQIKECRKLAYELGLNVVDVIRETKSAKKPGQRPLFFGMIQDIVAEKYDAVLCWHPDRLSRNMLESGQIIQLLDEDVLKDIRFHSHQFSNDANGKMLLGMLFVFSKQYSDDLSDKVSRGVGGNFSEGRSSGSPKWGYERDEITGYYEPNQYFDPVREAWMMRYRGETCETIKNYLVKKGYHRVTKSKKRRVIKPSVHTVGKMLEDPFYYGLLQQAGQTVWLPDICNFKPMITEEVYNQVQAISRGHTRDVSPQKRKTFYPLRGMVSCAICNSPKYMATGKSKSHTGQHNLYYRCDSPHCTRSPKSLRARNVFGSINDLLDHIELTNEAYARYSAFIDGKTDQKIIEIKQKIESLRGARKHIASDVEKRSLEIVEYDKKSPIYIANEKQINKNAHELQLLDTDITKLEEKIVSPSRIKLKKSEFLNLIKTASDKMKAGSAVEKDALCRILFLNLRVDNEKIVEYLWNEPFASLVKVTELATGGDERT comes from the coding sequence ATGGCACGTCGCGTACAAGTCGACATAAAGACCCTCAGATACGTGCTCTATGCAAGAAAATCGACTGAGGATGAAAACAGACAGGTTCGTTCAATTGATGACCAAATAAAAGAGTGCCGAAAACTTGCATATGAGCTTGGTCTTAACGTTGTTGATGTCATAAGAGAGACTAAATCAGCCAAAAAGCCGGGGCAACGCCCTCTGTTTTTTGGGATGATCCAAGATATTGTGGCCGAGAAATATGATGCCGTGCTTTGCTGGCACCCTGACAGGTTAAGCCGCAACATGCTGGAAAGCGGCCAGATTATCCAATTATTAGATGAGGACGTCCTAAAAGACATACGCTTTCATAGTCATCAGTTCAGTAACGATGCAAACGGCAAAATGCTTCTTGGAATGCTCTTTGTCTTCTCTAAGCAGTACTCAGATGACCTATCAGATAAGGTTAGTCGTGGAGTTGGAGGCAACTTCTCGGAAGGTAGATCATCGGGTAGCCCAAAATGGGGCTATGAGAGGGATGAGATAACGGGCTATTACGAGCCTAATCAATATTTCGATCCTGTACGCGAAGCGTGGATGATGCGTTATAGAGGCGAAACCTGCGAAACCATAAAGAACTACCTCGTTAAAAAAGGCTATCATAGGGTCACAAAATCCAAGAAACGACGAGTTATTAAGCCTAGTGTTCATACGGTTGGCAAAATGTTGGAAGACCCGTTTTACTACGGCTTACTCCAACAAGCAGGGCAAACGGTCTGGCTACCAGATATATGCAACTTCAAACCAATGATTACCGAGGAAGTATATAATCAGGTACAGGCAATCAGTCGAGGTCACACCAGAGATGTCTCACCACAGAAGCGAAAGACATTCTACCCTCTCAGGGGCATGGTTTCTTGCGCAATATGCAATAGCCCGAAATATATGGCTACTGGTAAAAGCAAATCGCACACGGGTCAGCATAACCTCTACTATAGGTGTGATAGCCCTCACTGTACACGCTCTCCTAAGTCACTACGGGCACGTAATGTGTTCGGCAGTATAAACGACCTGCTCGACCATATAGAGCTTACAAACGAGGCCTACGCACGCTACAGCGCGTTTATAGATGGCAAGACTGATCAGAAAATCATTGAGATCAAACAAAAGATTGAAAGTCTTCGAGGCGCCCGCAAGCATATTGCCAGTGATGTTGAGAAGCGTTCACTGGAGATCGTGGAATATGATAAGAAATCCCCGATCTACATTGCCAACGAAAAACAGATCAACAAGAATGCTCACGAGCTACAATTGTTAGATACAGATATTACTAAGCTTGAAGAAAAGATCGTAAGTCCAAGTCGAATCAAGCTTAAAAAAAGTGAGTTTTTGAACCTAATAAAAACAGCGTCTGACAAGATGAAAGCTGGCTCCGCTGTCGAAAAAGACGCTTTATGCCGAATTTTGTTTTTGAACCTACGTGTAGACAACGAAAAAATAGTTGAGTACCTCTGGAATGAACCATTTGCAAGTCTCGTCAAGGTGACAGAACTAGCGACTGGTGGGGATGAAAGGACTTGA